A window of the Brassica napus cultivar Da-Ae chromosome C5, Da-Ae, whole genome shotgun sequence genome harbors these coding sequences:
- the LOC106383401 gene encoding zinc finger BED domain-containing protein RICESLEEPER 2-like translates to MAEIDQNVAAIRNAVSYVRSHTNRLRSFELKVDSGKISRGSLPLDVKTRWNSTYLMLTTAQKFKVAFDKMVAEDKLYNDYFCEIEAASTSLNSHKCYEELVTIATNLMSLINSYDPELKSKATEILKKFDKYWDGLKNLNKMLIVATVFDPSKKLELVKLCLEGLYGNDTVEYNEMFDSLITVLRSLFKEYSTRLGGGTDPDDQSSQPNKTSESSREQSIERMEIVDDCVGYKRIDVSYKHKLNEIGVIEKRDELETYLRESVENPHLMIGMEYDVLTYWRTNSARFPVLSEITRDVLAMQWMKQDLKMESRLPSNAQVLEDLAEDDKLERENGDATVLE, encoded by the exons ATGGCTGAAATAGATCAAAATGTGGCTGCTATCAGAAATGCTGTCTCGTATGTTAGATCGCATACAAACAGGTTGAGATCTTTTGAGCTTAAGGTTGACTCGGGTAAGATATCAAGAGGAAGCTTGCCTTTGGATGTCAAGACAAGGTGGAATTCAACATACCTGATGTTGACAACAGCTCAGAAGTTCAAGGTGGCATTTGACAAGATGGTGGCAGAAGACAAGCTCTACAACGACTATTTCTGTGAGATAGAAGCTG CTTCAACTTCTCTTAATTCCCATAAGTGTTACGAAGAGTTGGTCACCATTGCAACAAATCTGATGTCACTCATCAACAGCTATGATCCTGAGTTGAAGTCTAAGGCAacagaaattttgaaaaaattcgaCAAGTATTGGGATGGTCTCAAGAATTTGAACAAGATGTTGATAGTTGCAACAGTCTTTGATCCGAGCAAGAAGTTGGAGCTTGTGAAGTTGTGCTTAGAGGGATTGTatggaaatgacacggtcgagtATAATGAGATGTTTGACTCCTTGATCACTGTCTTGAGAAGTTTGTTCAAGGAATACAGTACAAGATTAGGTGGCGGTACTGATCCAGATGACCAATCATCTCAGCCTAACAAAACATCAGAGTCTTCTCGAGAGCAGTCTATTGAAAGAATGGAGATAGTTGATGATTGTGTTGGCTACAAGCGGATTGATGTTAG TTACAAACACAAGCTGAATGAGATTGGGGTTATAGAGAAAAGGGATGAGTTAGAAACATACCTCAGAGAAAGTGTGGAAAACCCGCATTTGATGATTGGAATGGAGTATGATGTTCTGACGTACTGGAGGACGAATTCAGCCAGGTTTCCAGTGTTATCAGAGATTACTCGAGATGTTTTGGCGATGCAG TGGATGAAACAAGATCTGAAGATGGAGTCAAGACTGCCTTCAAATGCACAAGTTCTTGAAGATCTTGCGGAGGATGACAAACTCGAAAGAG AGAATGGAGATGCAACGGTCTTGGAGTAA